Proteins found in one Clostridium kluyveri DSM 555 genomic segment:
- a CDS encoding transcriptional regulator, whose amino-acid sequence MVNSDIYNLFKELINLPVENECVEFKEAKNDFSFEELGKYFSALSNEANLKNKRYAWKGHYYERDGESLGALNIQELEFIRNQNRVTDWSSLICEDATINDLDKNAILKAREQYKIKNPKLEQECDSWNDEVFLNKAKLTVNGKMTKTAILLLGKEESEHYLSPAVAKISWILKDERNIEKDYEHFGPHFIISVDRVFEKIRNLKYRYLKENTLFPTEITQYEPFVIREVLHNCIAHQDYNLGGKINVVEKPDELIFSNLGSFIPKTIENVIEKDSPEEFYRNQFLANTM is encoded by the coding sequence TTGGTAAATAGTGATATTTATAATTTATTTAAGGAATTGATAAATTTACCTGTTGAAAATGAATGTGTGGAATTTAAAGAAGCAAAAAATGATTTTAGCTTTGAAGAGCTAGGAAAATATTTTTCCGCGCTAAGTAATGAAGCAAATTTAAAAAATAAGCGATATGCATGGAAAGGACATTATTATGAAAGAGACGGAGAATCTCTTGGAGCTTTAAATATTCAAGAACTTGAATTTATAAGAAATCAAAATAGGGTGACGGATTGGTCTTCGCTTATTTGTGAAGATGCAACAATTAATGATTTGGATAAAAATGCAATATTGAAAGCAAGAGAACAATATAAAATAAAAAATCCTAAGTTGGAACAAGAATGTGATAGTTGGAATGATGAGGTATTTCTAAACAAAGCTAAGCTGACAGTAAATGGGAAAATGACAAAAACAGCAATTCTTCTATTAGGAAAAGAAGAATCAGAACATTATTTAAGTCCTGCTGTTGCTAAAATATCATGGATATTAAAAGACGAAAGAAACATAGAAAAAGATTATGAGCATTTTGGCCCACATTTTATAATTTCTGTTGATAGAGTGTTTGAAAAAATAAGAAATTTAAAATATAGGTATTTAAAGGAAAATACATTATTTCCTACAGAAATAACTCAATATGAACCATTTGTAATAAGAGAAGTTCTTCATAACTGCATAGCTCATCAAGATTATAATTTAGGCGGAAAAATAAATGTAGTTGAAAAACCTGATGAACTAATTTTTTCTAACTTAGGGAGCTTTATTCCGAAAACAATTGAAAATGTCATAGAAAAGGATTCACCAGAAGAATTTTATAGAAATCAGTTTTTAGCTAATACTATGTAA
- a CDS encoding Spo0E family sporulation regulatory protein-aspartic acid phosphatase produces the protein MDKNIKMKRQIEEVRETLNNKLLQDILNKETINMDTLNLSWKLDKLIADYMKKKILDK, from the coding sequence ATGGATAAGAATATAAAAATGAAGCGCCAAATAGAAGAAGTCAGAGAAACTTTGAATAATAAATTGTTACAGGACATTTTAAATAAAGAGACAATAAATATGGATACATTAAATCTAAGTTGGAAATTAGACAAATTGATTGCTGATTATATGAAGAAGAAAATTCTAGACAAATAG
- a CDS encoding DMT family transporter: MELPFLLTAPIFYKKLCNIDKKTLLYGTILGLALFCVLSTLMFGLKTTSASSAGFLAGTTVVFVPLLQIIIHRKRPTLPITAGVILTIVGIALLTIDSTFQLDTKSLLCVLAAFIYAGQILLTSHFSKMVDPLALGVLQLEFAGIFGLLFSFIFEQPRLPNNSVEWIAVLSLSVICSAFGFVLQPVAQKYTTPERTGILFSLEPVFSAIFGFAFLDEILKIQGYFGAIFVLAGIIISDIDKKVSLKTNYQRGILNKR, translated from the coding sequence TTGGAATTGCCTTTCCTATTAACCGCCCCAATTTTCTATAAAAAGTTATGTAATATAGATAAAAAGACATTACTATACGGGACGATATTAGGATTGGCATTGTTCTGCGTACTTTCAACACTTATGTTTGGATTAAAAACAACTTCCGCATCAAGCGCAGGTTTTCTAGCAGGAACAACTGTCGTTTTTGTACCACTGCTCCAAATTATTATTCATCGAAAAAGACCTACGTTACCTATAACGGCTGGTGTGATTTTAACGATAGTTGGAATTGCTCTACTTACGATAGATAGCACATTTCAACTTGATACAAAATCTTTGCTTTGTGTATTGGCTGCCTTTATTTATGCAGGTCAAATTCTACTTACAAGCCACTTTTCCAAAATGGTTGATCCATTAGCGTTAGGGGTCTTACAATTAGAATTCGCAGGAATATTTGGATTGCTATTTTCCTTTATATTTGAGCAACCAAGATTGCCAAACAATTCTGTTGAATGGATTGCTGTATTATCTCTAAGTGTGATATGTAGTGCTTTTGGTTTTGTATTACAACCAGTTGCTCAAAAATATACAACTCCTGAACGCACGGGTATTCTATTTTCCCTTGAACCCGTTTTTTCAGCCATATTTGGCTTTGCTTTTCTTGATGAGATCTTAAAAATTCAAGGTTATTTTGGAGCAATATTTGTATTAGCTGGGATTATTATTTCTGATATAGATAAAAAAGTATCTCTTAAAACTAATTACCAACGAGGAATACTAAATAAGAGATGA
- a CDS encoding LysR family transcriptional regulator: MTLQQLKYIVEVADKGSITVAAKKLFISQPSLSASIKELEAEIKTTIFVRTNRGIIVSNEGADFLGYARQILQQVMLVEDRYINATPLKQRFSVSTHHYTFAANAFVDLIKEFGGDEYDFTFRETKTYNIIEDVKNLQSELGILYLSSFNEHIIRKYLNESNLIFSELFVATPHIFICKENPLANRSSITPDDLEDLPYLEYEQGKHNSFYFSEEILSTLNHKKTIKVSERAAVVNLLIGINAYTISTGVFPSYLHGDDIIAIPLEVDEKIHVGVITHKGYIPTRLGELYLLALKRIAEELI; encoded by the coding sequence TTGACTTTACAACAGTTAAAATATATCGTTGAAGTTGCGGACAAAGGTTCCATTACCGTGGCGGCAAAAAAATTGTTTATTTCGCAACCGAGCCTGTCTGCTTCTATAAAAGAATTAGAAGCAGAAATAAAAACAACAATTTTTGTTCGCACTAACAGAGGAATCATTGTTTCAAATGAAGGTGCGGACTTCTTGGGTTACGCCCGCCAAATATTACAACAGGTAATGTTGGTTGAAGATAGATATATCAATGCAACACCTTTAAAGCAACGTTTTTCAGTTTCAACACATCATTATACTTTTGCAGCTAATGCTTTTGTGGATTTAATTAAAGAGTTTGGTGGTGATGAATATGACTTTACTTTTCGTGAGACAAAAACCTATAATATTATTGAAGATGTCAAAAATTTGCAGAGTGAATTAGGTATACTCTATCTAAGCAGTTTTAATGAGCACATTATTCGTAAATATTTAAATGAAAGTAATCTAATTTTTTCTGAATTGTTTGTAGCAACTCCTCACATTTTTATTTGCAAAGAAAATCCTTTAGCGAACCGTTCCAGCATTACTCCTGATGATTTAGAGGATTTACCTTACTTGGAGTATGAACAAGGAAAGCATAACTCTTTTTATTTTTCAGAAGAAATCCTAAGCACTCTAAACCATAAAAAAACAATAAAAGTGAGTGAGCGTGCGGCGGTAGTTAATCTTTTAATTGGTATAAATGCGTATACTATTTCTACGGGCGTATTTCCATCATATTTGCATGGAGACGATATTATTGCAATTCCGTTAGAGGTTGATGAAAAAATCCACGTTGGAGTCATTACTCACAAGGGCTATATACCAACGCGATTAGGTGAACTTTATTTATTGGCATTAAAAAGAATTGCAGAAGAACTTATATAG
- a CDS encoding helix-turn-helix domain-containing protein, giving the protein MRHAENKDKNLIGDRVKYARLKNKPKVTQNDLLARLAVRGIELEKTTISKIESKTRPVTDKELVAIADALNVSILWLLGKD; this is encoded by the coding sequence ATGAGACATGCTGAAAATAAAGACAAAAATTTAATTGGTGACAGAGTAAAATATGCAAGACTTAAAAATAAACCTAAAGTAACTCAAAATGATTTACTTGCCAGACTTGCCGTAAGAGGCATAGAACTTGAAAAAACAACAATATCCAAAATTGAATCTAAAACAAGACCTGTTACAGATAAGGAACTTGTTGCTATTGCCGATGCGTTAAATGTAAGTATATTATGGCTTCTTGGAAAAGACTAA
- a CDS encoding YbaK/EbsC family protein, whose translation MKNIKDILKGNGFSFELIHNDKPIYTAKEGADYFKIDIAQIAPTLIIYTNKGFYVIVISGGRGHVNFKEIKCLLNCKNVRLATKEEVKLITGFSVGNVPMFGISLPYIIDKRLLKVSFVYGGLGEENTTLKVEPDALLKLNNVIGTLD comes from the coding sequence ATGAAAAACATAAAAGATATTTTAAAAGGGAATGGTTTTTCATTTGAATTAATTCATAATGATAAGCCCATTTATACAGCAAAAGAAGGTGCTGACTATTTTAAAATTGATATTGCTCAAATAGCACCAACATTAATAATATATACAAATAAAGGGTTTTATGTAATAGTTATATCAGGTGGAAGAGGTCATGTAAATTTCAAGGAAATAAAATGTTTGCTAAACTGTAAAAATGTTAGATTAGCCACTAAAGAGGAAGTTAAATTGATAACGGGATTTTCAGTTGGGAATGTTCCGATGTTCGGAATTTCATTGCCATATATAATTGATAAGAGACTTCTTAAGGTTTCTTTTGTATATGGTGGATTAGGTGAAGAAAATACTACTTTAAAAGTTGAGCCAGATGCTTTATTGAAATTAAATAATGTTATTGGAACATTGGATTAA
- a CDS encoding GNAT family N-acetyltransferase, with protein sequence MKIEFTKATIDDVDKLIDVQNQSFYADFIKYGECPGYNHSKESMANIVLNKIIYKIIYNNQIVGDIIIRDNNDGTYFLGGICVIPNYEDKGIGQEAIKFIESQFPNATDWTLETPADKKRNHYFYKKMGYTIVKEYMDVSVKIVLFKKEINSTI encoded by the coding sequence ATGAAAATTGAATTTACGAAAGCAACAATTGATGATGTTGATAAATTAATTGATGTACAAAATCAGAGTTTCTATGCCGATTTTATCAAATATGGAGAATGTCCTGGATATAACCATTCTAAAGAAAGTATGGCTAATATTGTCCTAAACAAAATAATATATAAAATAATTTATAATAATCAAATAGTAGGCGATATTATTATTAGAGATAATAATGATGGCACGTACTTTCTTGGAGGTATCTGTGTGATACCAAACTATGAGGATAAGGGAATTGGACAAGAAGCTATTAAGTTTATAGAAAGTCAATTTCCCAATGCAACTGACTGGACTTTAGAGACACCTGCGGATAAGAAGAGAAATCATTATTTTTATAAGAAAATGGGATATACTATCGTAAAAGAATATATGGATGTTTCTGTCAAAATAGTATTATTTAAAAAAGAGATAAACTCAACAATTTAG